In the Arthrobacter sp. Soc17.1.1.1 genome, AACCGACGGGTACGTGGTCGACACCGCCGTCGTTCCAGGGGTTGCAGCGGACAAGCCGCCTGGAGGCGAGCCAGGATCCACGCACGAGGCCATGAACGGTCACGGCCTCGAGTGCGTAGGCGGAGCAACTCGGGTAGAACCGGCACACCGGCCCGTACAGCGGAGAGACGACCTTCCGGTACGCGATCAGCAGTCCGATCGCGGCCAGGCGGGGCAGCCCGATGAGGAAGGACAATGCACTGGCAGCGATGCTCCTCACGATACTCTGCCTTGCCTTTCCGCCGTGTCGGGTCCTTCGAGCCTGCGGACCACCGCGGCCAGGGAGCCGGTGAAGTCTTTCCGCAGGGCGGGCCAGTCGCTGTCCGCTGCCGCCGGCAACGCACGGATCACGACGTCGTACCCGGCGGGATGCGCGGCTACCCACTCCGCCGAGGCATGGCGGAGCCTTCTCTTAACGAGGTTGCGCGTGACGGCGTTCCCGACGTTCTTGCCGACGATGAAACCGACGCGCGAGGGCATGGAATCCGAGGTCCTGGCGCCGTATAGCACAACGTTCCGGCGCCCTGAGCGGGCGCCGGAACGTACGATACGTGCAAAATCCGCTGCCGTCCGCACCCTGTGGATCATCGGAAGCACTGCGGGGTCCTGTCTGCCGAGGCTAGGAACCCGGTGCCGACGCGATCACCCGAAGGACGCATGGCGTGGGAGGAACCGCTTATGCCGAGAGTTCGGTACGGCCCTTGCCGCGGCGTGCCGACAGAATGGCACGACCAGCGCGGGTGCGCATGCGAAGACGGAAACCGTGCTTCTTGGCACGACGGCGGTTATTCGGCTGAAAAGTCCGCTTGCTCACTGTAGTTACTCCAGAACGATCTTGAGATGCGTCCGGCCCATTGCAACAAGGGGGAA is a window encoding:
- the rnpA gene encoding ribonuclease P protein component → MIHRVRTAADFARIVRSGARSGRRNVVLYGARTSDSMPSRVGFIVGKNVGNAVTRNLVKRRLRHASAEWVAAHPAGYDVVIRALPAAADSDWPALRKDFTGSLAAVVRRLEGPDTAERQGRVS
- the rpmH gene encoding 50S ribosomal protein L34, which translates into the protein MSKRTFQPNNRRRAKKHGFRLRMRTRAGRAILSARRGKGRTELSA
- the yidD gene encoding membrane protein insertion efficiency factor YidD, with amino-acid sequence MRSIAASALSFLIGLPRLAAIGLLIAYRKVVSPLYGPVCRFYPSCSAYALEAVTVHGLVRGSWLASRRLVRCNPWNDGGVDHVPVGSRTFPAGKVPSIVVLNHPVIPADDESRPAA